Below is a genomic region from Miscanthus floridulus cultivar M001 chromosome 1, ASM1932011v1, whole genome shotgun sequence.
cagcccaaccGAACAGGGCGAAGTGCCTTGTATACTTTGGAGTCATATACTCTTGCGAGTATAACTACGGAGCCAAGGAACTAATGATAGACAGTCAgagagaagggagggagggagagagagggagagagagatggggaGGAAGCCATGCTGCCCCAAGGAGGGGCTGAACAGGGGAGCTTGGACATCAATGGAGGATGGCATCCTTGTCTCCTACATCCAGAAGCATGGAGAGGGCAAATGGGGAAGCCTCCCCAGAAGAGGTGGTCTGTCACTCGTCTCTCATGCTCTGTCTCTTTACTCTGGAATAAAACGAGTAGATGATTGCAATGGCCAAGCATGGCAtgtcaatcgacaagttcactgGCTGTTGCAGGACTGAAGCGGTGCGGGAAGAGCTGCCGGCTGCGGTGGCTCAACTACCTTCGGCCGGGCATCAAGCGAGGTAACATCTCGGATGATGAAGAGGAGCTCATCATCAGGCTCCACAGGCTCCTAGGCAACAGGTAGGTTCCCCTAAACATCCTATACATTCACCGGTTGATCCAGATCCTCCCTTTGCATTTCAAAACCTCCTAAGCTGAAGTCAACATACATTTTGGTTTAGAGAATATTAAGCGCGTGTACACACACAAGGATAGAAACTTTCTGTTGGGATTTTTTTTCTTCTGTGTTGTACTCATCTGATCGGATAAAGTTGGTGTGCAGATGAGTGTAAGATTAATTGTATTCAGTTATCATAACCGCTAGTGCCACTTTATGCAAATCTGTCAGCACCACCTTGCCAATTCGGCTCCATCTCTAGAAGCACAAGTTTTACGCTGTTAGTGCAGTGTCTCTCTATCCTGCGAGGGGGCTGAGAGAGTTAGGCCTGTTTAGTTaccaaaaatttttgcgcagtacctattacatcgaatcttgtggcacatgcatagagtactaaatgtagacgaaaaaaaactaattgcacagttagatgagaaatcgcgagacgaaactttcgaacctaattagtgcataactagacactaattgccaaataaaaacgaaactgctacaatagccaaaacccaaaaatttttggatctaaacacaCCCTTAGTTGCTGGTCAGCAAAGTTGATGGTGACAGGTAGACAGGCTCTCTATATAAAGCACGCGAAAAATGACACACTGCACACCACCCTAGGAAGAGCACACGGACAACAACTTTCCAGCTGTGTCTCTCCCCGAATCTGCAAAATCCAAAAGATTTCGTCTGACCGCAGAAGCATTCGGCCTGTTGGcaggttggtttctgagctggtttaggctagctggtgctggtttgttgtgagagaaaaatagctgatttgttgtgagagaaaaatattattggctAGCTAGTTTGGACTGGCTGTTCTTTCACAGATGGAAAAGCGGAGCGAACCTTGTTCAGTGCTTTCAATGCATTTGATCAAGACAGGATGAACTTACTTGATCTGACTGATGCATAAATGAAATTAAATTCAGTGACCAAAAGAAGTTTTTATTGGTAATTAATCCATCCATTCATGCATGGTCGCCAGACAGGTGGTCGCTGATCGACGGGCGGCTGCCGGGGCGAACAGACAATGAAATCAAGAACTACTGGAACACGACGCTCGGCAAGAAGGTGCTCAAGAACAGCAGCGGCTCGGAACAAGACAGCGAGGCCGCCGGCGCATCATCGAAACGCAGGCCATTCTCACAACCGACCAGAACCGTCGGCGACGGTGCCCCTAAGGCTCATGCGCGAAGGCGGCCGCCGGAGGCAAGCCCGGTCCGGAGCAAGGCGCTGCGTTGCACCAGCACCGCCATGCTGCCGGCGGTGGCGCAGCCCGCCGCTCATACGCGCCACGGCTGTGCGTTGGAGACAGCTGCGGGCGACGATCACGTTAACGCGGCGGAGCAGACGGTCGTCGTCGTCAAGGCGCCGACCGTGGAGGTGCGACAGGATCATCTGCCGGAGGATGACTTGTCGATCGACCTCGACTTCGATATGGGTGAGCTGGGTTTCCTGAGCCCGTGGCGCGGCGAGGTCGCAGACAGCATAGAGCCAGGTAGTCAGTTGGGCGGTGACGAGCTTGACGACGATCTGGAGGCGCTGCTGCTGGGGCCGGGAGGTGACGATAATATTCATGAGTTTGCATGGTTCTGATGGATCATTTCAAGGCTGCATGAGCGTTGGTCGTCAGCCATCATCAGTGaaaacccgaagatggtggctCGATCAGTTCATTTCACCTCTTGTACAAATTCTCCAAAAAGTTCGCCTCTGGTTCAGAATAAAGCAGCAAAGGACCAAGTCGAACTTTGATGGCAGTAACATTTTCTTCCCCTTTAATCGAACAAAAACATTTCCATATAAAGTGGCCAGAGCAATTTCATGGTATAAGCATGGTACATCGCTAGCTACATGTCAGCAGTTTTAAAGGTTGTCTTATGCAATGTCATTTAGGATTTTTTTTGGTGATGTAGAGAAGAGGGGAAGGTAAGAGAGATGGCTGTTTTGTGAAGCAACTGCCTCATGAGCAAAAAAAATTAGGACTATAAAATAGCCATTTCACCATTGTACGATCTAATGTTACCATGCAACTCAAACTTTTCTATGTTATTACATAAATGAGGATAATAAggccccctttggcacggctcttGCCAGCTCCGGCTTCACTACTGTAGCACGAAGCCAGAGGAGCTCCAAATCGTGGCTTCACCGGCTCCGGCTCTTCCCAGTTCATTTTCCGTCTCGATTTCCTAAACGGCTCCTGCTACAGTGTGCGGCGGAGGAGCCGGAGCCTCCCGGAGCTACGCCAAAAAGGGCCTAAATTATTATAAGACAATTTAAAAGACAAACCCATTGTATGAGTTGGTTCGTCTTATGATTATGTGACACTGCATACCACTGTTCTAGATATATATAACAGCACGGCAAAAAAGTATATACTATATAGCAACAATCCCTCCACCTAGTAGTAGAGTATAATATAGCAGCATAGGAACAAAGTACCCTACCACCGTATCATATAGAGGCGTGGATGGGCCTTCAGAATTTATCAAGAATTCATTTGCGCCAAAACTTTGGGGCCCAAGGACATGGAATGACAGCCCAGGACAGGAATGAAGGGCATAGCACAACGACCGCCACTTGAACCACCCGGCCAGAAAAGCGGAACCGAATCGCTGGGATACACGAACTTCCAAGAAGAGAGAGCACAAGGTGGCAGCAGGCGATTAGCAACATCGCAACTGCCATCCAGCAAGGCTGACATGCACTGCTCTGTTCTGGTGCAACAAATCAAGCAACACCACTCCGTATAGTCTGTTAGAATTTTGGGTAATTTCAGTAATAACAAAAGGTTTATAACATTATGCATGTGTTTGTATGATCTTATTGTGGTTAATATGTATAACGTACTAAGAAACGAGATTGAAGTAAAAAATCTTACGGAAAAGAGTGGCGGAGCCGGATGCACTCGAAGATATAGTACCTGTCggtgtagtcgtcccgctcgacgCAGTACAGACGAGTAGCAGTGCCGATCACCGGAGATGGAGTTCCCCAttagcgagtagtcgtgccaccagcgacactccccaaaaaacgtgattgccgccttCCACCCGAGCAGGCGAACTTGTAGCCAGCAGGCGTTTCGGAGGCCTACTCTCTCAGGACTCGTGCGCTCAAGTACTGGAACAGAGAAGCTTTGGGGCAGTTTGAATATATGGTTGTCTCGGAAGCGAAGAAGATGACCAACGGAGCCGAGATTATAAACTCTCAGACATGGAAGTGAACGGGCGCAGGAGGAGATCAGAGGATGGAGAAGACGTGCGAGCGCAGAAGGACAGAGACGGCAGTAACAAGCGAAACTTCCGCCATGAAGCCGCCACTAACACAAAAGGAAATAACTCCCGTAATTATGTGATTTGATTGGCAAAAGCCGTCCCATCTGCTCATTCGCCCGCCGCCTGCCTCGCCTTGCCCACGACACGGCCCGGACAGCCACGACACGTGCGCGTGTGGCACATCaattatccttttctcagcttctcaatataGTTAGTCAATGTCCAACCATATAAACTGAGTCAATCtaagtcaaaatcccgtatggtattaaaccatagaTCGCGCATTAATTAATACGAGCCATAGagtttatttaatttattaaatattatatggaccaagcccataatatatccaacaatccccaccaaactctaagGTTCGTAGTAAGATAGTTTCAAAACCACATTTCTTTGATATACCAGAGTTtcaatggagactgttaagttgaacatccgtcTAGAACAGAAGTTCCACTCATTCACGATTAAACAATGAACTacgccttgaattgacagttttgtacAAAATGAGTTTCACCAAAGTTCTTTCATGGTATTAGGCTGCTACAAGCATCCCCtctgtttgaagcatataagtcatacttcgatgcctttcatgagtatctagagattacccacatctcatagactgtgactagcagtagaactcatataggtgtgttacTGCTAGGATGTTCTGCAGGGCAACTCCCTGCTTAAATAAGCCACTCGGACCACATTAAGGAATTAACCAACCTGCCATACAGCATAAGAGAAACAGTACATATCATAACGATTTGGACTTTAATGTAAGGGGTTTCTCTATCAGTTAACCACTAGCTTGTTtcgccatcctaattcacgggatctccgatcacataggacatGTTACCATTATGGAATGACTTCAAGTGTATCTCAAGCCCATCTCCCTCGATGCACCatctatcacattacgtgacAGTCCCTTTATAAACTGATCTGCCAGATTCTtagatgtatggacatagtctAACGCTATCACTCCagagtttctcagttttctgacagattttaaccaTCTCTTCACATGCCTtgtagacttcatgttatcccTAAAACTGTTCACATTGATTATCATAGTCTGATTATCACAGTTTATGAATATGGCCAGTATTGGTTTTTCAaccaccggtaaatccataaggagttcacgaagccactcagcTTCAACTGTGGCGgtatctaatgctgtgagttttgCTTCTATTGTTGACCTCGTTAAGACGGTCTGCTTGTAAGACTTCCATGAAATAGCGTCACCTCCAAGTgagaacacatatccacttgtggcgtaaatctcatcagcatcagatatccaatttgcatcacaataaCCCTTTAGTACCGTTGGATACCAGATATATTGTATGCCATAGCTCATAGTCCCTTTTAGATAGCACAATaccctctcaagagcacgccaatgATTATCTCCTAGATTTGAAATAAACTGGCTAAGTTTGTTCACAGTAAATGAGATATCAGGTCTCGTTGTACTAGCTAAATACATAAGTGAGCCAATTATTTGAGAATATCTCAATTAATCTCGTGCTATTCTTCAatttttccttaatagcacaCTTGGGTCATAAGGAGTTGGAGCAGGCATGCAATCACTATATCCAAAGCGACTCAACACATTTTCCACATAATGGGATTGCACAAGTGTTACCCCACTATTTCCTTCTCTCAGTAGCTTTatgttaagaataacatcagcctcaccCAAGTCATTCATTTCAAAGTTACTAGacaaaaaatctttcacttccttgatcacattaacattatttccaaaaattagtatatcatccacatataagcaTAAAATCACACCTTCTCCTCCACCATACCAATAATaaacacatttatcagcttcGTTCACAACAAAGCCGGCTGATGTCAAAGATCTattgaacttctcatgccactgcttaggtgcttgttttagacCATACAAGGATTTCAATAACTTACACACCTTTTCCTCTTGACCCTTTGCTACAAATCCATCCagttgatccatatagatctcttcctcaagctctctattcaagaaagctgtcttaacgtccgTCTGATGAACGAGAAGACCATGTGAGGTAGCCAAGCAAAGTAGCACTCGTATAGTCATTAGATGGGtaactggtgaataagtatcgaAATAATCTTCACCTTCTTTCTGTGTATAGCCCTTTGCTACAAGTCtcgccttgtacttctctatagtaccatcaggcctaagctttttcttgaatactcatttacattccacaggtttgcacccataaggacgatcaaccacctcccaagttccattagacataatggAGTCCATCTCACTCTAAacagcttccttccataagtcagcatcaaggGATGAATATGCCTCTTCTATAATTTTAggagtgtcatccacaaggtatataatatagtcttcaccaaaggactttgcagtcctccgtctcttactctttcgagtggCTATATTATTATCTCATCAGGACTTTCCACATGGGTTTCAACATCAGTATGTATTACCGGTTCATGTGTCTCAAGTAATAAAATAGATTCATGACTAGAAGTGATATGTGTATTCTTCATAGAAAACTCAGTCTCAAAAAATATagcatctctagattccatgatagtACCAACATTCACATCAGGCACCCTAGAAATTATTATTAAAATTCTATAACCTACGTCGTGAATAGCATAACTAAGAAAGACACAATCAACGatttttggtccaagctttcgcttcttGTTAATTGGCATATTTATCTTTGCCAAATAACCCCACATttgcaggtaagagagatttaatctcttcttctcccattcctcgaatgatGTAATTTCTTTGCTTTTAGTGGGCACTCTATCCAGGACATGACTTGCTGTCAATatcgcctcaccccaccattccttagatagtcccattGTTTCTAACATGGTGTTAACCaactcagttagagtgcggttctttctctcggtaatcccattggattgtgatGAGTAAggtggtgtcctctcatgaataattccatgcttcgcacaaaactcagaaaaatcatttgagaaatattctcccccatgATCAGTTCATAACcgtttgattttcttctcaagttggttttctacttcagctttatagatcttaaaataatgcaacgcttcatcttttgattttCGTAAATACATATggcaaaatctagtgcaatcatctataaatgttatAAAATACCTTTTACCACCTTTGGTCAACTCACCATTCATTTCGCAAAGATAGGAATGAATTAGTTCTAGTGGTGCCAAGTCTCTCGCCAcaacagccttgtgaggcttacgAGGTTATTTTGATTCAACACATACATAGCATTTAGAACCTTTGACCAAATcaaattttgggattaaatttaAACCAGCTAAGCGAGCCATACAACCAAAATTAATATGACATAAGCGCAAATGCTAAACATTTGTCTCATTAACCTGGCTCACATGGTTCACAAAATTAATACATGCATCATTTAAAGACAAGCAGCACAAACCTCTGCTCTCATTGCCTTTTCCAACAAAAGTTCCATACTTAGAAAGTACACACTTATTtgactcaaacacaagtttatAACCATCACGACATAATAGAGAACCACTAATCAAATTCttccttattgaggggacatgctgcatgtTCTTCAGTTGCACGGTCTTTCCCGAAGTAAGCTTCAAATCGACCGTACCAACACTACGTACAGCCGCACGTGCCCCGTTCCCCATCAACAAGGAGGAAGTCCACCcgacctgataagaagaaaacaaggaAATATTAGCTCATACATGAATATTAGTTCCTGTATCCACCCACCAATTAGGTGAATGAAAAACTAAAACAACTGTATGTAATAAATTACCATACCCTGATGTTCCTCCATCAGCCTCAATCATGTTTGCAGATTTCTTCTTGGGCTTCCAGTTGCCATCCGGGCAATCCTTAGCATAATGTCTAGGCTTGCCACAAGTGAAACAATTCCCCTTTTCCTTGTTCTTTTGCTTCTTCTTAAAAGGTGTAGTGTTCTTTTGTTTAAGTTCTTGCTGGAATTTCTTCTTGTGGGAGTGTCGAGGATTTTTCTGCACCACATGGGCACTAGAACCTCCCTCAACAGTTTTCTTGCCACGGACATCCTTTGCTCTCGCCTTCTCTTCAACATCCAAAGAGCTAATGAGGTCAGCAATACCAAACTCCTATCTCTTATGTTTTAGCCTGTGGCAGTTTTGCAATAATACGgcctaccacaaacttatctggCAATACACAACCAAAAATTTCAAGCTCTTTTGTCAGTGTTTGTATCTCATGAGCTTGTTCTACTACAGAACGGTCATCAACCATCCTGTAGTCATGAAACTGCTCCATGACATacaactcactaccagcatcagaaactccatATTTGGCCTCAAATGCATCCCACATCTCTTTACCAGTCTGTAGCGGCACATATGCATCCACTATGGAGTCTCCTAGCATGCTCAGAATTGCAGGCTTGAACGTAATAtcatcatgttggaatgcacgctcctcctcaggagtatgcAGCCCAACAACCCTAGGTTCAGCAACAAAATAGCAGTGCATAGtagttgtcggggaccaatactagggttcgctaagaggaggagctaatggtcatctacattgattcatctgagtagtcaagagcgtgactatagctccaactgaTCCCTAGgtgcatgggctctgcctcgcccgacctctgggttgGGGCCCTACCTTGCTCGACCTCTAGGtcgagggctccacctcgcctagccTCTAGGTTAGGGGCTCATTCTCACATTACCCCTCAGGCGCGGCTCCTAACAGAAGCCTATACCGCtgccaaccactatgggccagaaagtaccacccaaggtcaaacttctagcatcgtgcAGGAAGCgagcacatctcaacatgacccatgcccgtgacatgtcactccagggaactcacatcaccaacagtgaacgacgcgtggtcactatgctgcctactccctataTGACCGCTGACCAGCACGCTGGTTCGCTGCGTCACCCGCCGAGACAGAATGGGACATCACAACCCACTGACAATGCTAGGGCGTGGCTTCAGCGGTGAATAGGCGCCCatcatggagccatccctgtcaccatctgcagtgtcggtgggacccacataaaggagaagaaaggcctagcggtcctggaagccttctccttggctcttctccctctttttctctgtgtaacctgctcttccccttcgtctataaaagggaaagcaggacgcCCTAGGAGAGAGGATGGTAGTTCACCACTCTACATAGttgtagacatcaaaacacatgccttaacatgccttaggagcacatgcacatcagagacttaggacatatccctctctcgctagtttgtaacccctactacaaactatcagtgctagtaatacgagcagcagtgacaaactagacgtagggactttctgcccgaaccagtataaaccttatgtcctctaagcacaccatcctagccagacacgcaatactagaaatttaatagttggtaactcaaaacactaaCAGttagcacgccaggtaggggctttttgcgtatctcgacgtccacatcaggcctcggatggctagtcacagcatcagctgggtcccaggcacGCATGTGTGCTTcaagaacctagacttcatcatcatgatagGGGGAGAGTTGGTGCTAGCTCCTATCATCGTCCAACCTCTCTACTCCGCCGCCTCGATGTGatcaccgaggcgcttgaggagctgtggCTGCACACACCAGAGGCCCATGCCCCCGagagcgactagctcctcggctttgattacgggaggctagaacgccagctcggtgccttcctaggaccccgaccatctcGAGAGGACCtaggccacctcaccttcttgttcgccaacatcatgacgtagcttgctagaatacctcatctggagcGCCTCGATAGCGCTCCTATTAGGTCTGTGCAACGCCAttaagaccgttggccaccttgtggcgcaatgcACGCCCCCATCCCCCATGAACGTCAAGTTCATAGGGATGATCAAATATGTCatagaatctttccacgacctccttgtaggagaatcagagtcgccctccaactctaactccagtagggggaaccatcacccctcttgtgaatgtttcatggcaggtgcCCCCGAGGGGTACGTCGGAAGCATCCacaagggagaggctaccccaacgaacaACTTCAatgacgaggtcgagggggatgtagctatgtgggtagagcagctgaaggccgacaccaagagctcgaggaagcacgactccagctcgagAAGGAATGCATATAGTTCAAATGAGAGATTgagcgccatggagatggtgggcgtgcatgcgccgtggcccgtgacatgaaccgaaggat
It encodes:
- the LOC136494789 gene encoding transcription factor MYB1-like, with protein sequence MGRKPCCPKEGLNRGAWTSMEDGILVSYIQKHGEGKWGSLPRRGGLKRCGKSCRLRWLNYLRPGIKRGNISDDEEELIIRLHRLLGNRWSLIDGRLPGRTDNEIKNYWNTTLGKKVLKNSSGSEQDSEAAGASSKRRPFSQPTRTVGDGAPKAHARRRPPEASPVRSKALRCTSTAMLPAVAQPAAHTRHGCALETAAGDDHVNAAEQTVVVVKAPTVEVRQDHLPEDDLSIDLDFDMGELGFLSPWRGEVADSIEPGSQLGGDELDDDLEALLLGPGGDDNIHEFAWF